The Calditrichota bacterium genomic interval TGTGGGTGCACCAGCTACTCTTGCCGCCAGCGGCGGATGCTGCATTCTGCTAGCGCTGGTGTCGTACTCGCACCTCCCCCGCCTGCGCAAGGTCATACAACCCATCTACCTCAGGTTGGGGCTGGACACAGGGGCAGCCGTAGTTGTGGATACGGGAGGCCGCACTGGCGAAGGGAGGTGAGCGTTGTGTTGTCGCGAAGGGGATTCCTCGCCACATGTGCCGCGTTTTGTGTGGCGAGACTGGGGAAACTTGGCGGGCCCGCGCTCGCAATGTTCCTGCCTGGCGGGTGCAGGAACCGTGGCAGAGGTGACGAGAGCTCAGAGGAATGGCGACCTGCCTACCTGGAGCTTCATCGGAGCGGGGAACTGGCTGCCCGGGCGGAGAAGCTGTGGCAAGTCATGCGTAGCTGCCGTCTCTGCCCGCGCCAGTGTGGGGTGAACCGGCTGGAAGGGGAACGCGGCTTTTGCCGTGCATCTGCCGAGTTGCAGATAGCCTCCTTCCATCCGCATTTCGGCGAAGAGCGGCCACTGGTCGGCAGGGGTGGCTCAGGAACAATCTTTTTCAGTAACTGTGGCCTGCGCTGCGTTTTCTGCATCAACTGGCAGATTAGCCAGGAAGGGGAGGGCGAAGTCAGGCAGATCGCTGAACTGGCGAAGATGATGTTGCGGCTGCAAGAGATGGGGTGCCACAACATTAACGTGGTGACGCCCACGCACTATGTGGCGCACATCCTCAAGGCGCTGGACATCGCCGCGGCGCAGGGCTTGCGCTTGCCGCTGCTGTACAACACGTGCGGCTGGGAGCGGCTGGAGATTTTGCGGCAACTGGACGGCATCGTCGATATCTACCTGCCGGATTTTAAGTACGCCGACGGTAAGATGGCTGCCAAGTACTCCAGCGGAGCGGAAAGCTACCCTGAGGTGACCAAGGCAGCGCTCTTGGAGATGCATCGCCAGGTGGGTGTGGCCCGACCTGGCCCCGACGGACTGATCCGCCGCGGCCTGATGATTCGCCACCTGGTGATGCCCAATCGTGTCGCGGGTACCAAGGAAGTGGTGGAGTGGATCGCTGCTAATCTGCCCAAGGATACTTATGTGAACATCATGTCGCAGTATCGGCCCATGTACAAGGCCTTTTCCTACCCAGAGATTGCGCGGCGCCTCACCGTCGAGGAGTACCGAGAGGCGGTCGCGTGGGCCCGGGAGGCAGGACTGACCAACCTCGACATCCAGGGGCTTGCATGGGTGGAGTGATGAGACGGCCACCGCAAACAATTGACTGGCCGACTGCTGCCCCCGGCGGGCAAGGCTTTTGTGCCAGCAGGCGCAAGCGCACGGCAAGGCGTCGCTCGTGGGGAGGGCGGGCGCCGGGGGTACCTCGGCATGGAGGCCATGATGGCCGCTGACCTTTGGTTCCTTTATCGGCAAATGCTGCGCAGCAGGCGCCTTGAGGAGGAGATCAAACGCCTCTGGGAGCAGGGCAGGATCTCGGGGGAGATGCATCTCGGCATCGGCGAAGAGGGCGTGGCCGCAGGTGTGGTGACCCACCTGCGCGAGGGAGATGCTATGGCCCTGGACCATCGTGGTACGCCGGCGCTGGTGGTGCGAGGTGTTGACTTGGTGGAGCTCCTGCGGGAGATGCTCGGCGACCCCCGCGGGTTATGTGCGGGCAGAGGTGGGCACATGCACCTCTTTTCTCGGGAGCATCTTGCCGCCAGCACCGGCATTGTGGGCGCCGGTGCCCCTCTGGCCGTGGGCTTTGCCTTGGCCGCGCAGCTCCTCAGGCCGGAGCGCGTGGCAGTGGCCTTTTTCGGCGATGGGGCGATGAACCAGGGGATGCTCCTTGAGTCGCTCAACCTGGCGGTGGTGTGGAGACTTCCTGTGGTCTTTGTCTGCAAGCACAACGCCTGGGCCATCACCACCAAGAGCGACATGGTGACGGGCGGTGACCTGGTGCAACGGGTGCAAGGATTTGGCATGCCGGCCGCCACGGTCGATGGCACGGATGTGGAGGCTGTTTGGGAGGTGGCAGGAGAGGCCATCACGCGAGCACGGCGCGGGGACGGTCCGCAGTTCCTGCTGGCGACCTGCCCGCGGCTCGAAGGTCACCTGTTGGGAGTGGCGTTGCACGACCCGGCACGATTGCTTGACATGGCGTCCCCAACGCTCCGCGCCATCACGGGGCGCAAAGGGGCTGGCAGAGGCAAGCGGGCGACGGCGCTCACGACCCTCTTGGCTTTAGTGGCCAAGGCAGCCGCCCCACGCGCTCACCGTGGGCGTGACCCGGTGGCGAAGACCAGGGCTAAGCTCATTCACGAGCCGCGTCGCCTGCGCGCACTGGAGGAAGAGGTGGAGAAAGAAATCAAGGGTGCGGTTGCCTTGGCCGTCGGGCAGCGCGGAGGGGGTAGGCAGCAATGAAGACCATCGGTTTCTCCGAAGCCATAGATGCCGCCCTGGCACAGGCAATGGCCGAGGACGAGAGGATCGTGCTCATAGGCGAGGACGTGCACACCATCCACCTGGAGCTCTATGTGCGCTTTGGCGAGCGGCGCGTACGGCCCACACCCATCAGTGAGGCGGCGTTTGTGGGGGCAGCTGTTGGCGCGGCTATGGCTGGACTACGTCCGGTGGTCGAGGTGATGCTCGTGGACTTTGTACCTGTGGCGGCGGACGCGCTGGTCAACCACGCGGCAAAGATCGAGGCTATGTCGGGCGGCAAGTGGCCTGTGCCGCTCGTGGTACGCGCCACCTGCGGCGGTGGTTACGGTGACGGCGGCCAACACGAGCAGAGCCTCTGGGGATGGCTTGCCCACATCCCGGAGTTGGCGGTGGTCGTGCCTGCAAACCCCTTGGATGCGGGCAGCCTCATGCTCGGCGCCCTGGCCCACGGGAGGCCTGTGGTGTTTCTCGAACACAAGATGCTCTCGGAGAGGTGGCTGGACTTTCTGGCAGGCGGGAGTCGGGCAACAGTGCACTTCGACGTGCCCAAGGCCGGGGCCCAGGCAGAAGCGCCGAGGCGATGGAAACCCTCGGCGCTGGGCAAGGCTGCGGTGCTAAGGGGAGGAGAAGACCTGACCATTGTCACTGTTGGCCTTGGTGTGCATCAGGCCTTGCAAGCTGCCTCAGCCCTCGCGGAACAGCGCGTGTCGGCAGGTGTGGTCGACCTCAGGTGCGTCAGACCGCTCGATCGAGAAACGGTGATTCGCCAGGTGCAGCGCACCGGCAGGCTGCTGGTGGTGGACGAGGACTACAAGGAGTTCGGTCTTTCGGGCGAACTGGCGGCCACGGTTCTGGAACCAGGACTTGCCCCACGATTTGCCCGCGTGTGCACCGAGGAGACCATCCCATATGCGCGGGCTCTGGAGACTCGGACTCTGCCCTCTGTGGAGCGAATCATATCGGCAGCGGAAAAGCTGATGTCCTGAGCGATGTGGTTGCGGGGTCTGGTCTGCTATGGTTGTTGCGTTCAGGCAGAGGGAGAAAGGAAAAGAGTGATGCAAGGAGTTGCTCATACGCTGGTGACGACGAGAATGGGCACTGTGGCCGTAGTCTGGCAGGAGAGTGCACGAGGTCCGCAGGTGCTCAGAATCTTTTTGCCTCAAGAGGAGCGTGCAGCCCGGCAGGCGGTGTTTGCTACGTATCCGGGCGCTGAGCACCGGCATTGTGCCCAGATAGATGAGCTGGGCGGCGCACTCGAGCGTTTCCTCCGTGGCGAAGAGATCCGGCTCCCGCTTGAGCTGCTGGCCTTGGACCGCTGTTCCCCGTTTCAAAAAAGCGTTCTCCTTGCCGACTGGCAGATTCCTCGCGGTTGGGTCAGCACCTACGGCGCTATTGCCCGGCGTGTGGGGCGTCCTGGGGCAGCACGCGCCGTGGGAAGAGCCTTGGCGTGCAACCCCTTCCCGTTGGTCATTCCCTGCCACCGGGTGATTGCCGCGGATCGGAGCTTGGGTGGATTCCAGGGGGGACTGGCGGTCAAGCGGGCCTTGCTGGAGCTGGAGGGGGTGCCCTTTGACGGCGATGGCCGGGTGCTTGCGGCGCGTGTGTCTGTGTAGTCTGCACAGCTTCTGCATCGCGATGAGGAGTGGCGAGGATGAAGATTCGTTGTTGGGGCGCACGAGGGTCGATTCCCGTATCTGGGAGTGAGTATTTGCGCTTTGGGGGGAGCACCACCTGCTTGGAAATTCAGACGGCCGACGGCCAGACGGTCATCGTGGATGCTGGTTCAGGCATCCGGCGCCTGGGCCACCAGCTCCAAGCGCACGGTGAGAAGAGCTACCACCTGCTCCTCACCCATGTCCATTTGGACCACGTGCTGGGTCTGCCTTTTTTCCGTCCGGTCTACGACGAGGAGGTAGCCCTGCAAGTCTACGGTTGCCCCTTTGAGCGGAGTTCGATGCAGGACCTGTTGGCCGAGACCTTGCGCGCCCCGACTTTTCCCGTGGAGCTCAGCATGTTCAAGGCGCACATGTCTTTTCACAGTGTGGACACCCAGCCTTTTCTGATCGGCTCAATGCGCGTGAGCCCCATCTATCTGAGCCACCCGAACCGGGGAGTGGGTTACAAGTTCGAGGAAGAGGGACGGGCACTGGTCTTCTTGACCGATAATGAGCTGTCGTACCGCCACCCCGGGGGGCTTGAGTTCGATGCGTACGTCCAGGCCTGCATGGATGTGGACCTCCTCATCCACGATGCCGAGTTTACGCCCGAGGAATACGCGTACCGGACCAAGTGGGGACATTCCGCCTTTACCGATGCCCTGCGCCTGGCAATGGAAGCCAAGGTGAAGGCCTTTGGTCTCTTCCACCATAACCAGGACCGCACCGATCACGCCCTCGAGCAGATAGTCGAGGAGTGTCGGCGCATTGTTCGGGACGTGGAGCCACGGCTTTCCTGCTTTGCGGTGTATGAGGGGATGGAGATCGCCATGGGTTCAGTTGGTGGAACGTCTCCTGATGGCTGCGCGTGAGCCTGTGCCCAGCTCCTGGCCGCGTGTGGCCCTGCTTGCCTTGGGCGCCTGCGTGCTCTGGTCCACGGCCTTTGTGGGGGTGAAATACGGTTTGGGCTTCGCGCGTCCCCTGTCGTTTGCGGGCATGCGCTTTGTGCTCTCCGGGGTGCTCCTCTTGCCGTTGGTCAGAGGACAACGGCAGGCCTTGGCCGAGCTGCGCCGCGGCCTGCGGACGGTGCTTTTGGTGACGCTCTTTCAGTCAGTGTTGCTGTACGCCTCATTCTTCGTGGGCATGACGCTGGTGTCTGGGGCGCTGGGCGCCATCGTGGTGGGCTCCTCGCCACTGGTCGCCGCAGTGGTGGCCCACTTTGCCATGGACAACGATGAGATGACCCTTCCCAAAGCGGCGGCAATCGCCGGTGGGATGATAGGCGTTTGCATCATTAGCCTGAGTCGTCAACCATGGACTGCAGCCGGGCTGCGTGAGCTGCTTGGTGTCGTGTTGCTGGTGCTTGGGGCCGTCTTCTCTGCGGTGGGCAATGTGCTGGTGGCTCGGGACAGACGGCGCATCCACCCGGTGGTGCTGAGCGCGGCGCAGTTCCTGCTGGGGGGTGCGGTGCTGACCGCCGTGTCGCTTCCCATCGAGGGCCCGCCGCGGCTGGCTCTGCCGTGGGCCTTCTGGGGCACTCTGTTCTATCTGGCCCTGCTCTCTGCGGTCGCTTTCTCGATTTGGTTTTCGCTTCTCGCTATGCCCGGAGTAAAAGTCTCGGAGCTAAACCTGTGGAAGTTCGTCATTCCGGTGTTTGGTGCGCTGTTCAGCTGGCTGCTGCTGCCCGGGGAGAAGCCAGAACCGCTCACGGTGCTGGGCATGCTGTGCGTGGCCTGCTCGGTGCTGGCTTATGGGCTGACGGTGGCGCGACGGGGCTCCGCCGAGGTGGTCGCAAGTCCGCCACCGGCGGCCGGATGACGGACGAACGAAATGTCGAGGAGTGCTTTTATGCCGGAGGATCCAATCGCTCGTTTCAAACAGGAGAGGCAACTACTCAACGACGTCGTCATGAAATACGCCGGCCTGGCCATGAGGCGCTTCTACAGCCTGGACGGGCAGGTCTATCGACAAGGGGCGCTGCCAGCGCGGATGAAGGAACTCATGGGACTGGTTGCCTCCTTAGTGCTGCGCTGTGACGACTGCGTAACCTACCATCTCATTCGCTGCCACGAAGAGCAGCTGAGCAATGAGGAGGTCGAGGAGGCATTGGCCATCGGCCTGGTGGTTGGCGGTTCGATTACCATCCCGCACCTGCGGCGGGCACTGCGCTGCTGGGACGAGCTGCAGCAACGGCCGTCAAGCGCCGGGACGCCCCCGCTGCCGCAGCATCTGGCATCCCTGCTCCGCACCATCGCTACCATCCTGGAGTGGCCGACCGAGAGGAAGCGGAAGCTGCAGGCCATATGCAGCCTCCTCAAGGACCAGGTCGAACACTACGACTGGGTGGGTTTCTACCTTGTGGAAGACGAGCCTGGCCTGTTAGTGCTTGGACCGTTCGCCGGCGCACCCACTGAGCATGTGCGTATCCCCTTCGGCAGAGGGGTCTGTGGACGCGCAGCGGCCGAACAGCAGACAGTGGTGGTGCAAGACGTGGCAAAGGAGCAGAACTATCTGGCCTGCAGTGTAGATGTTAAGTCGGAGATCGTGGTGCCGCTCCTGAGAAACGGGCAGGTGCTTGGCGAGTTGGACATCGATTCCCACAAATTGGCCGCCTTCGGCGAACACGATCGGCGCTTTCTCGAGGCGGTGGCCGAGCTCGTTGTGCAGGCTTGGGACTGAGAAGCGGAGGGTTGCGTGCGAAGGGCCCCTGGGCGAATGACGCGCGTGGAGAAGCCTTGTTGTTGCGGGGTCCGTGGCATTCTCTCCATCTCCCAACTGTTGGGCCTTGCCCTAGCCCTCCTCGGTTGGGGGGACCCGGTGCATGGCCAGGGCTCACTGTTGCTGATGGGTGGCGGAGACGATCGGCGAACGTGGGCCGACCCGGTCTTTCGGTGGTTTGTCCAACAGGCCGACTCCGGCAAGATCATCAACATCGATGTGGACGAGACGGCTGCCAGTTACGCGTCTACCTTCAAAGCATGGGGCGCGGCCGCGAGCAGCCACCCCTTGCAAATCGCCACGCGGGCCAGCGCCAATGACTCCGCCACCTACCGCGAGCTGGTTTCCGCCTCGGGCATTTTCATCGAGGGCGGCGACCAGTGGGACTATGTCTCCACCTGGAAGGGGACTCTGGTGGAGAAAGCCATCGAGGAGGTGTTTGCCCGGGGCGGCGCCATAGGGGGGACCAGCGCCGGCCTTGCAGTCTTGGGCGAGGTAGTGTTCGATGCCGCTTATGGTACCGCCTATCCCGAATACGCCGCCTACAACCCTTACTATGCGCGCATTCACTTTACCGACGACTTTCTGGACATTCTCTCGGGCGTGCTCACGGATTCGCATTTTCAGACCCGTGCCCGGCTCGGGCGGCTGGTCCCCATGTTGGCACGGCGCATCCAGGATTACGCACAGCCTGACTTGATGGGCATAGGGGTGGATGAAAGCACTGCGCTGTGCGTCAATCCGGACCTCACCGCCGTGGCATACGGGGTGGGCTCGGTGACAATTCTCTACCGCAGCGAGAATTCGCGCATCGTCTGCGAGCCGAACCGCCCGGTGACGTTCACCGACATCTGCTTTGACCAGCTCGTCTGGGGAGCCGTCTACGACCTCCGCACCCGCACCCTCATTGACCCAGGGCCGTATTTGCAACCATTGGCCGGTCCGGCGCAGCCCAGCGCTTTTACGCCCCTGCTCCTCTACGGCGGGGCGGACAGCACTGCCGAGATGGGTGAGGTGGTCATCACCAACCTCACCAGCGGCGAGGACAACGCTTTCTATGGACGCCTTGGGCAAAGACCTGGTCGCGGACTTGTGCCACAGGCGGTGATTATCCCCAAGGTGTGGAATAACCGCACTTTTGCTCCCAATCGCATTGTTGGTGGCCAGTGGGGCGCGGCAACCCACCCGGGCTACACTGCGCTCTTTCTGGGCGATAACAGCACGTGCGCCATCGACGCAAGCGGCACCATGACGGTGGAGGTGCTGGCCTATGTGCTGGACACATCTACCGCCACCCACGCCGGCGTGCCGCGCGGGACGAATGTGCCAGGGATCGTAGGGGCGCGTCTCCATTTTCTGGCCAGTGGCGACCGCTACGATCTGGCGCGACATGAGGCGGTGACTGCCGTGCGGGCCAAATTGCCACCCTTCCCACAGACGCACCTTCTGGTGTACAACTTCCCGAACCCCTTTTCCAGGCAGACGTGTTTTTCGTACTGGTTGCCGGCCCCGGGAGAGGTGACATTGGAGATGTTCAACGTGCGTGGGCAACAGGTTGGCCGCATGCATGATCAGTGGCAGGAGCCAGGTTGGCACACGATGGAGTGGGAGGCGTCTTTGCCGCGCGGTGTGTATCTTTATCGCCTTGTCACTTCGGCGGGATGTGCCTCGGGCAGGTGTGTGGTGAAATAGGGCACCGGACCCTTTCCCCTGCGGCGAGATGGCGCGACGACCGTTGCACATACTGCTGGTCAATCCGTGGATCCACGATTTTGCCGCCTACGACTTTTGGGCAAGGCCGTTGGGTCTACTGTACGTGGGAGGCGTGTTGCGCAGCGCCGGCTGTAGGCTGTCGCTGGTCGACTGTCTGGACCGCCGCCATCCCGCGGTGGAGGCTATGGTGGGCCGTGTGCGCGAGCGCGGCGATGGCACCGGCAAGTTCTTCCGCCAGCCGATCCCCAAGCCCGCCGTGGTGCAGCATGTGCCGCGGGTTTTCTGCCGTTACGGCATGCCGGTGCAGGTTTTCGCCCGCCAACTCAAAGAACTCGGCAGGCCGGATGCCATTCTGGTGACCTCCGGGATGACCTACTGGTACACCGGCCTTGCAGAAACGGTGGGAATGCTCCGCGAGGCCTTCCCGGGCGTGCCGGTGGTCGTCGGTGGAATCTATGCTACACTCTGTCCGGAACACGCGGAGAAGACTCTGGCGCCCGAGGCGCTGGTGCAAGGGCCAGGCGAGAACGTGGTCGTGGAGGTGCTCAACCGCCTTTGCCATGCAGAGCTTCCCGAGGCTCGTTACGGAAGCCTTGATGAGCTGCCGTATCCGGTCTACGACCTTTATCCAAAGCTGGAGACGGTGGCGGTTCTCACTTCGCGGGGCTGTCCGTACCGCTGCAGCTTCTGTGCATCGGCTCTGTTGGCAGGAAGCTTCGCGCAGCGGGCACCGGAGGCGGTAGTCGCTGAGATTGAGCATTGGCTGAGCCGAGGCGCACGGCACATTGCCTTCTACGACGATGCCCTCTTTTTGCGCGCTGATGAGCACATCAAGCCCCTGTTGGAACTGGTCATTCGTCGCGGCGTCAAAGCGCAGTTTCACACGCCCAACGGGGTACAGCCCAGAGCTGTGGACCGCGAGCTGGCCACACTGCTGCGTCGTGCCGGCTTCGCCACCCTGCGTCTGAGCTTCGAAACGGTGAATGAGGCCAGGCAAGAGGACATGAGCGCAAAGGTCAGCAGCGAGGATCTGGCTCGCGCGCTGGAGGCTTTGGCTCAGGCAGGGTTTCGGCGCCAGGACATCGGCGTTTACCTGCTCATGGGTTTGCCAGGACAAGAGGTCGAGGAGGTGGTGGAGAGCATTTTGTTTGTGGCGCGGCTTGGCGCCAGGGTGTGCCTGGCCTGCTTTTCGCCTATCCCTGGTACGCGTGAATGGCAGCGCGCGGTGGCAAGTGGAGCACTCGCTCCGGACACAGACCCACTGCTCTGCAACGAGTCGGTCTATCCCCTGAGCGATGGCCTGCCAGACTACTGGCGCTTTGTCCGCTTGCGCAACCTTGCCACCGCGGTGAACAGATTTGTGGCTGCAGGCGGACCGATCACCGCCATCCCCCCGAAGGAGGCAATTCTGGAGGAGATCGTGCGTCCGCGCTTCAGGAGCGTGGAGGCATTTCTTCGCAGTCGCTTTTCTGCCGGGGGCAAAATGTGCTTGCAAGGAGAAACGGCGTAACGCTCGTGCGGAACAACAGCGGAGGAGGAGAAAAAGTGCGCACGTGTTGGCTAGTGATCCTGGCACTCGTCTTTGTCGTTGGCTGTGGGCCTCAGCGGCCTGCTCCGGCTGGCCGACAGGTGGTTGCCACCGCCGAGGCGCCCGCGGCCATCGGGCCTTATAGTCAGGGCATCAAGGTGGGGAACATGCTGTTTACTTCGGGGCAAATTCCCATCGACCCGGCCACTGGGCAACTGGTCACCGGCACCATCGAGG includes:
- a CDS encoding MBL fold metallo-hydrolase — protein: MKIRCWGARGSIPVSGSEYLRFGGSTTCLEIQTADGQTVIVDAGSGIRRLGHQLQAHGEKSYHLLLTHVHLDHVLGLPFFRPVYDEEVALQVYGCPFERSSMQDLLAETLRAPTFPVELSMFKAHMSFHSVDTQPFLIGSMRVSPIYLSHPNRGVGYKFEEEGRALVFLTDNELSYRHPGGLEFDAYVQACMDVDLLIHDAEFTPEEYAYRTKWGHSAFTDALRLAMEAKVKAFGLFHHNQDRTDHALEQIVEECRRIVRDVEPRLSCFAVYEGMEIAMGSVGGTSPDGCA
- a CDS encoding thiamine pyrophosphate-dependent dehydrogenase E1 component subunit alpha, whose amino-acid sequence is MMAADLWFLYRQMLRSRRLEEEIKRLWEQGRISGEMHLGIGEEGVAAGVVTHLREGDAMALDHRGTPALVVRGVDLVELLREMLGDPRGLCAGRGGHMHLFSREHLAASTGIVGAGAPLAVGFALAAQLLRPERVAVAFFGDGAMNQGMLLESLNLAVVWRLPVVFVCKHNAWAITTKSDMVTGGDLVQRVQGFGMPAATVDGTDVEAVWEVAGEAITRARRGDGPQFLLATCPRLEGHLLGVALHDPARLLDMASPTLRAITGRKGAGRGKRATALTTLLALVAKAAAPRAHRGRDPVAKTRAKLIHEPRRLRALEEEVEKEIKGAVALAVGQRGGGRQQ
- a CDS encoding MGMT family protein, with protein sequence MQGVAHTLVTTRMGTVAVVWQESARGPQVLRIFLPQEERAARQAVFATYPGAEHRHCAQIDELGGALERFLRGEEIRLPLELLALDRCSPFQKSVLLADWQIPRGWVSTYGAIARRVGRPGAARAVGRALACNPFPLVIPCHRVIAADRSLGGFQGGLAVKRALLELEGVPFDGDGRVLAARVSV
- a CDS encoding DMT family transporter, translating into MAAREPVPSSWPRVALLALGACVLWSTAFVGVKYGLGFARPLSFAGMRFVLSGVLLLPLVRGQRQALAELRRGLRTVLLVTLFQSVLLYASFFVGMTLVSGALGAIVVGSSPLVAAVVAHFAMDNDEMTLPKAAAIAGGMIGVCIISLSRQPWTAAGLRELLGVVLLVLGAVFSAVGNVLVARDRRRIHPVVLSAAQFLLGGAVLTAVSLPIEGPPRLALPWAFWGTLFYLALLSAVAFSIWFSLLAMPGVKVSELNLWKFVIPVFGALFSWLLLPGEKPEPLTVLGMLCVACSVLAYGLTVARRGSAEVVASPPPAAG
- a CDS encoding pyruvate dehydrogenase; protein product: MKTIGFSEAIDAALAQAMAEDERIVLIGEDVHTIHLELYVRFGERRVRPTPISEAAFVGAAVGAAMAGLRPVVEVMLVDFVPVAADALVNHAAKIEAMSGGKWPVPLVVRATCGGGYGDGGQHEQSLWGWLAHIPELAVVVPANPLDAGSLMLGALAHGRPVVFLEHKMLSERWLDFLAGGSRATVHFDVPKAGAQAEAPRRWKPSALGKAAVLRGGEDLTIVTVGLGVHQALQAASALAEQRVSAGVVDLRCVRPLDRETVIRQVQRTGRLLVVDEDYKEFGLSGELAATVLEPGLAPRFARVCTEETIPYARALETRTLPSVERIISAAEKLMS
- a CDS encoding cyanophycinase, with product MRRAPGRMTRVEKPCCCGVRGILSISQLLGLALALLGWGDPVHGQGSLLLMGGGDDRRTWADPVFRWFVQQADSGKIINIDVDETAASYASTFKAWGAAASSHPLQIATRASANDSATYRELVSASGIFIEGGDQWDYVSTWKGTLVEKAIEEVFARGGAIGGTSAGLAVLGEVVFDAAYGTAYPEYAAYNPYYARIHFTDDFLDILSGVLTDSHFQTRARLGRLVPMLARRIQDYAQPDLMGIGVDESTALCVNPDLTAVAYGVGSVTILYRSENSRIVCEPNRPVTFTDICFDQLVWGAVYDLRTRTLIDPGPYLQPLAGPAQPSAFTPLLLYGGADSTAEMGEVVITNLTSGEDNAFYGRLGQRPGRGLVPQAVIIPKVWNNRTFAPNRIVGGQWGAATHPGYTALFLGDNSTCAIDASGTMTVEVLAYVLDTSTATHAGVPRGTNVPGIVGARLHFLASGDRYDLARHEAVTAVRAKLPPFPQTHLLVYNFPNPFSRQTCFSYWLPAPGEVTLEMFNVRGQQVGRMHDQWQEPGWHTMEWEASLPRGVYLYRLVTSAGCASGRCVVK
- a CDS encoding GAF domain-containing protein, whose protein sequence is MSNEEVEEALAIGLVVGGSITIPHLRRALRCWDELQQRPSSAGTPPLPQHLASLLRTIATILEWPTERKRKLQAICSLLKDQVEHYDWVGFYLVEDEPGLLVLGPFAGAPTEHVRIPFGRGVCGRAAAEQQTVVVQDVAKEQNYLACSVDVKSEIVVPLLRNGQVLGELDIDSHKLAAFGEHDRRFLEAVAELVVQAWD
- a CDS encoding radical SAM protein, which gives rise to MARRPLHILLVNPWIHDFAAYDFWARPLGLLYVGGVLRSAGCRLSLVDCLDRRHPAVEAMVGRVRERGDGTGKFFRQPIPKPAVVQHVPRVFCRYGMPVQVFARQLKELGRPDAILVTSGMTYWYTGLAETVGMLREAFPGVPVVVGGIYATLCPEHAEKTLAPEALVQGPGENVVVEVLNRLCHAELPEARYGSLDELPYPVYDLYPKLETVAVLTSRGCPYRCSFCASALLAGSFAQRAPEAVVAEIEHWLSRGARHIAFYDDALFLRADEHIKPLLELVIRRGVKAQFHTPNGVQPRAVDRELATLLRRAGFATLRLSFETVNEARQEDMSAKVSSEDLARALEALAQAGFRRQDIGVYLLMGLPGQEVEEVVESILFVARLGARVCLACFSPIPGTREWQRAVASGALAPDTDPLLCNESVYPLSDGLPDYWRFVRLRNLATAVNRFVAAGGPITAIPPKEAILEEIVRPRFRSVEAFLRSRFSAGGKMCLQGETA
- a CDS encoding radical SAM protein encodes the protein MFLPGGCRNRGRGDESSEEWRPAYLELHRSGELAARAEKLWQVMRSCRLCPRQCGVNRLEGERGFCRASAELQIASFHPHFGEERPLVGRGGSGTIFFSNCGLRCVFCINWQISQEGEGEVRQIAELAKMMLRLQEMGCHNINVVTPTHYVAHILKALDIAAAQGLRLPLLYNTCGWERLEILRQLDGIVDIYLPDFKYADGKMAAKYSSGAESYPEVTKAALLEMHRQVGVARPGPDGLIRRGLMIRHLVMPNRVAGTKEVVEWIAANLPKDTYVNIMSQYRPMYKAFSYPEIARRLTVEEYREAVAWAREAGLTNLDIQGLAWVE